A single region of the Microlunatus panaciterrae genome encodes:
- a CDS encoding MGMT family protein, with protein MSPSAGPDPREASDAREVPDARDNYVESVLAAVERIPAGRVASYGDIAEYVGSGGPRQVGRVMALYGSSVPWWRVVRADGQPARCHELEALGRLRAEGTPLRGDRVQMSQARMITWD; from the coding sequence GTGAGCCCGAGCGCCGGTCCTGATCCGCGAGAGGCGTCTGATGCCCGCGAGGTCCCTGATGCTCGCGACAATTATGTCGAGTCCGTTCTGGCCGCTGTGGAGCGGATCCCCGCCGGCCGGGTGGCCAGCTACGGCGACATCGCCGAGTACGTCGGAAGCGGCGGACCGCGTCAGGTGGGGCGGGTGATGGCCTTGTACGGCAGCTCCGTGCCGTGGTGGCGGGTGGTCCGCGCCGACGGTCAACCGGCCCGCTGCCACGAGCTGGAGGCGCTCGGTCGGCTGCGCGCGGAGGGCACCCCGCTGCGCGGCGATCGGGTGCAGATGTCACAGGCGCGGATGATCACCTGGGACTAG
- a CDS encoding glutamate ABC transporter substrate-binding protein gives MTTGRSSRLRRLLSGTVLLAALLSGCSAGYAPTPIPRPTPSSEAPSGGGGQAPVKCSNPLVSYRPEGTLPAPGKMPAGSTMRKIQQRGRLIAGVSADTYLLGSRNPLSGRIEGFDIDLVKAVAKAIFGDENAYELKVITAAQRIGALQDGTVDIVARNMTINCDRWTQIAFSTEYYRSGQKFLVRRGSKAKSITDLSGQKVCAPKGTSSMDNLIKLAPKAIPVGADTHTGCLVMFQQGDVTAITGDDTVLAGLAAQDPYAEVPAQKAFTAEPYGIGVNKEQVDLVRFINQVLERMRTDGEWTRIYNTWLSGPLGKAPKPPAAQYGRTP, from the coding sequence ATGACCACTGGCCGATCGAGCCGACTGCGCCGGTTGCTCAGCGGCACCGTCCTGCTGGCAGCTCTGCTGAGCGGCTGCAGCGCCGGCTACGCCCCGACCCCGATCCCGAGGCCAACGCCCAGCAGCGAAGCGCCCTCGGGCGGTGGCGGTCAGGCACCGGTCAAGTGCAGCAACCCGCTCGTCTCATACCGGCCGGAGGGCACTCTGCCTGCACCCGGCAAGATGCCGGCCGGCTCGACCATGCGCAAGATCCAACAGCGGGGACGGCTGATCGCCGGGGTCTCGGCCGACACGTACCTGCTCGGCTCACGGAACCCTCTCTCCGGCCGGATCGAGGGCTTCGACATCGACCTGGTGAAGGCCGTCGCCAAGGCGATCTTCGGGGACGAGAACGCCTATGAGCTGAAGGTGATCACGGCAGCCCAGCGGATCGGTGCGCTGCAGGACGGAACCGTGGACATCGTCGCCCGCAATATGACGATCAACTGCGACCGCTGGACCCAGATCGCCTTCTCCACCGAGTACTACCGGTCCGGTCAGAAGTTCCTGGTTCGCAGGGGATCCAAGGCCAAGTCGATCACCGACCTGTCCGGGCAGAAGGTCTGCGCGCCCAAGGGCACATCCAGTATGGACAACCTGATCAAGCTCGCCCCCAAGGCCATCCCGGTCGGCGCCGACACCCACACCGGCTGCCTGGTGATGTTCCAGCAGGGTGACGTGACGGCCATCACCGGGGATGACACGGTGCTGGCCGGGCTGGCTGCGCAGGACCCGTACGCCGAGGTGCCCGCTCAGAAGGCGTTCACCGCGGAGCCGTACGGGATCGGCGTCAACAAGGAGCAGGTCGACCTGGTCCGCTTCATCAACCAGGTGCTGGAGCGGATGCGCACCGACGGCGAGTGGACCAGGATCTACAACACCTGGCTGAGCGGGCCGCTGGGCAAGGCGCCGAAGCCGCCCGCGGCGCAGTACGGTCGCACCCCATGA
- a CDS encoding carbon-nitrogen hydrolase family protein: MRVALAQIVSTADPVANLALVAEQTAVAAGQGAELVIFPEATMRCFGGPLRGVAEPLDGPWAGRLRAIADRHQVTVVAGMFTPGSEGRVTNTLVAYGPQVDAHYDKIHLFDAFGFAESDTVQPGQAPVLIDVGGVRVGLTTCYDVRFPGLFTALADAGAELICVCASWGAGPGKVEQWNLLARARALDSTTFVAACGQADPETVGDHRTGTAPTGVGHSMVIAPDGAVLAELGAAPGLLVIDIDPARVAEVRRMLPVLANRRY, from the coding sequence ATGCGCGTCGCCCTCGCCCAGATCGTCAGCACCGCCGACCCGGTGGCCAACCTCGCGTTGGTGGCCGAGCAGACGGCTGTGGCCGCCGGCCAGGGCGCCGAGCTGGTGATCTTCCCGGAGGCCACCATGCGCTGCTTCGGAGGTCCGCTGCGCGGCGTCGCTGAGCCGCTGGACGGCCCCTGGGCCGGCCGGCTGCGCGCCATTGCCGACCGACACCAGGTGACCGTGGTGGCCGGCATGTTCACCCCCGGCAGCGAGGGCAGGGTGACGAACACCCTGGTGGCGTACGGCCCGCAGGTGGACGCCCACTACGACAAGATCCACCTGTTCGATGCGTTCGGCTTCGCCGAGTCCGACACGGTCCAACCCGGGCAGGCGCCGGTGCTGATCGACGTCGGCGGGGTCAGGGTCGGGCTGACGACCTGCTACGACGTGCGGTTCCCGGGGCTGTTCACCGCGCTCGCCGACGCCGGCGCGGAGCTGATCTGTGTCTGCGCCTCCTGGGGCGCCGGACCCGGAAAGGTCGAGCAGTGGAACCTGCTCGCCCGCGCCCGGGCGCTGGACAGCACGACCTTCGTCGCCGCCTGCGGCCAGGCGGATCCCGAGACGGTGGGCGACCACCGCACCGGCACGGCCCCCACCGGCGTGGGGCACAGCATGGTCATTGCGCCGGACGGCGCGGTGCTGGCCGAGCTCGGGGCCGCACCCGGGCTGTTGGTGATCGACATCGACCCGGCCCGGGTGGCCGAGGTGCGCAGGATGCTGCCGGTGCTGGCGAATCGGCGCTACTGA
- a CDS encoding TetR/AcrR family transcriptional regulator, whose protein sequence is MPRDQRRAQLLDAASDVFTSKGYHAAAMDDIADSAGVSKPVLYQHFPSKLDLYLAVLDRSCDKLVEVVEEALDSTDKNADRVVATMDAFYDFVSHSSGEFRFVFESDLTGDGEVQKRLWRVNNEIADAIAEVIAEDTALPPDQAKLLAISLVGSAQVSARYWVSAKEAVSLGEAKQLVSNLAWRGISGFPRTDTGHRSDAEHHHG, encoded by the coding sequence ATGCCTCGCGACCAGCGACGAGCCCAGCTGCTCGACGCTGCCAGCGACGTGTTCACGTCCAAGGGCTACCACGCTGCCGCGATGGACGACATCGCCGACTCCGCCGGTGTGTCGAAGCCGGTGCTCTACCAGCACTTCCCCTCCAAGCTCGATCTCTACCTCGCCGTGCTGGACCGCAGCTGCGACAAGCTGGTCGAGGTGGTCGAGGAGGCGCTCGACTCCACCGACAAGAACGCCGACCGGGTGGTGGCCACCATGGACGCGTTCTATGACTTCGTGTCCCACTCCAGCGGCGAGTTCCGCTTCGTGTTCGAGTCCGACCTGACCGGCGACGGCGAGGTGCAGAAGCGACTGTGGCGGGTCAACAACGAGATCGCTGACGCCATTGCCGAGGTGATCGCCGAGGACACGGCGCTGCCGCCGGATCAGGCCAAACTGCTGGCCATCTCCTTGGTGGGGAGCGCCCAGGTCAGCGCCCGCTACTGGGTGTCCGCCAAGGAAGCAGTCAGCCTGGGTGAGGCCAAGCAGCTGGTCAGCAACCTGGCCTGGCGTGGCATCAGCGGCTTCCCCCGGACCGACACCGGGCATCGGAGTGACGCCGAGCACCATCACGGGTGA
- the serB gene encoding phosphoserine phosphatase SerB, giving the protein MSDQQNPPDARQQPGGEHPLLIRVSGRDRPSLVRDLLTLLAQAGAELEDMEQLVVRERLTLDVLIRLTGAADGLVRDILYWGFTHDLKIDFERVESQSQRAALPRFAVSVLGRRLAPSALAAVAEAIARVGGNVDRMVRLATEPVTAYELVVIIAGQDQLRAALVEVAQAHNVDIAVQAAGLERRAKRLVVMDVDSTLIRDEVIELLADEADCGPAVVEITRRAMAGELDFEQSLRERVRLLKGLDEAAIERVRSRIRLTPGARTLVRTLKRLGFAVAVVSGGFTPFTDALQAELGLDHAHANTLEIIDGVLTGEVVGPVVDRARKAELLREIAAVEGVPLSQVVAIGDGANDLDMLTAAGLGIAFNAKPVVRAQADTTVSVPYLDAILFMLGIRGAEVDRADAGGTE; this is encoded by the coding sequence GTGAGTGATCAGCAGAACCCACCCGACGCCCGGCAGCAGCCCGGCGGTGAACACCCGCTGTTGATCAGGGTGTCCGGACGGGACCGCCCGAGCCTGGTGCGCGACCTCCTGACGCTGCTGGCCCAGGCCGGAGCCGAGCTGGAGGACATGGAACAGCTCGTCGTCCGCGAGCGGCTCACGCTGGACGTGCTGATCCGGCTGACCGGCGCCGCTGACGGCCTGGTGCGCGACATCCTCTACTGGGGTTTCACCCACGACCTCAAGATCGACTTCGAGCGGGTCGAATCGCAGTCGCAGCGCGCCGCGCTGCCGCGGTTCGCGGTGTCCGTGCTCGGACGCCGACTGGCGCCGTCGGCGCTGGCCGCGGTCGCCGAGGCGATCGCCCGGGTTGGCGGCAACGTGGACCGGATGGTGCGACTGGCGACCGAACCTGTCACCGCCTACGAGCTGGTGGTGATCATCGCCGGTCAGGACCAGCTCCGGGCCGCTCTGGTGGAGGTGGCCCAGGCGCACAACGTCGACATCGCCGTCCAGGCGGCCGGGCTGGAGCGACGGGCCAAACGGCTGGTGGTGATGGATGTCGACTCGACGCTGATCCGCGACGAGGTGATCGAGCTGCTCGCCGACGAGGCGGACTGCGGACCTGCCGTCGTGGAGATCACCCGCCGCGCGATGGCGGGCGAGCTCGACTTCGAACAGTCGTTGCGCGAACGGGTGCGGCTGTTGAAAGGTCTGGACGAGGCCGCGATCGAACGGGTCAGGTCCAGGATCCGGCTGACGCCCGGCGCTCGTACGCTGGTCCGCACGCTGAAAAGGCTCGGGTTCGCGGTGGCCGTCGTCAGCGGCGGGTTCACCCCGTTCACCGACGCGCTGCAGGCCGAGCTGGGCCTGGACCATGCCCATGCCAACACCCTGGAGATCATCGACGGCGTGCTGACCGGTGAGGTGGTGGGGCCGGTCGTCGACCGGGCGCGCAAGGCCGAGCTGCTGCGTGAGATCGCCGCCGTCGAGGGGGTCCCGTTGAGCCAGGTCGTCGCGATCGGCGACGGCGCCAACGACCTCGACATGCTGACCGCGGCCGGTCTGGGGATCGCCTTCAATGCCAAGCCGGTGGTCCGGGCCCAGGCCGATACGACCGTCTCGGTGCCCTACCTGGACGCCATCCTGTTCATGCTCGGGATCCGTGGCGCCGAGGTGGACCGCGCCGACGCCGGCGGAACCGAGTAG
- the ligD gene encoding non-homologous end-joining DNA ligase, which translates to MVESSDVRTVVGGRLLTLTNLDKVLYPQVGYTKAEVIHYYLQVAPVLLPHVSDRPMTRLRFPDGVGDGAFSFYEKNAPQGCPDWVRTQPVRVSDGIVDYVVADESATIVWLANLAALEMHVPQWRISTATADADGAITLPEELPRPGEPLADLVVVDLDPGDGVTMIETARAALLVAHELAADGLVPCVKTSGSKGLQVYAAIQPSRSAEVSGYVQTVGRTLVRRHPDLFVVTMAIAARAGRVFVDFSQNHAAKNTIAAYSLRGRATPSVATPVTWDEIGGVSGPDDLRFSPQAVLDRIAEHGDLMAELLEPDRPPLPQRE; encoded by the coding sequence GTGGTCGAATCCAGTGATGTCCGGACCGTGGTCGGCGGCCGCCTGCTGACCCTGACCAACCTGGACAAGGTGCTCTACCCGCAGGTCGGCTACACCAAGGCAGAGGTGATCCACTACTACCTCCAGGTCGCGCCCGTGCTGCTGCCGCATGTGAGTGACCGACCGATGACCCGGCTGCGCTTTCCTGACGGCGTCGGCGACGGCGCCTTCTCCTTCTACGAGAAGAACGCCCCGCAGGGCTGCCCCGACTGGGTGCGGACCCAGCCGGTGCGAGTGTCGGACGGCATCGTCGACTATGTCGTGGCCGACGAGTCGGCCACGATCGTCTGGCTCGCCAATCTGGCTGCGCTGGAGATGCACGTGCCGCAATGGCGGATCTCCACCGCGACCGCAGACGCCGACGGGGCCATCACGCTGCCGGAGGAGCTGCCCAGGCCGGGTGAGCCGTTGGCCGACCTGGTGGTCGTCGACCTCGACCCGGGCGACGGGGTCACCATGATCGAGACCGCCAGGGCCGCTCTGCTGGTGGCCCACGAGCTGGCCGCTGACGGCCTGGTGCCCTGCGTCAAGACGTCCGGCAGCAAGGGACTGCAGGTCTACGCCGCGATCCAGCCGAGCCGCAGCGCCGAGGTGTCGGGCTACGTCCAGACGGTCGGCCGCACTCTGGTCCGACGGCACCCGGACCTGTTCGTGGTCACGATGGCCATCGCTGCCCGGGCCGGCCGGGTCTTCGTCGACTTCAGCCAGAACCATGCCGCCAAGAACACCATCGCCGCCTACTCGCTGCGCGGACGCGCGACCCCCTCGGTCGCCACCCCGGTGACCTGGGACGAGATCGGCGGCGTCTCCGGTCCGGACGACCTGCGGTTCTCCCCGCAGGCGGTGCTCGACCGGATCGCCGAGCACGGAGACCTGATGGCCGAGCTGCTGGAGCCGGACCGGCCGCCGCTGCCGCAGCGGGAGTGA
- a CDS encoding cold-shock protein produces the protein MAQGTVKWFNAEKGYGFIAVDGGGPDVFVHYSAIESTGFRTLDEGQRVEFETTQGPKGPQADQVHAI, from the coding sequence ATGGCGCAGGGAACCGTTAAGTGGTTCAATGCCGAAAAGGGCTACGGCTTCATTGCCGTGGACGGCGGCGGTCCGGACGTTTTCGTCCATTACAGCGCGATCGAGTCGACGGGTTTCCGGACCCTCGACGAGGGTCAGCGGGTCGAGTTTGAGACGACCCAGGGGCCGAAGGGTCCGCAGGCCGACCAGGTCCACGCGATCTGA
- a CDS encoding pirin family protein — translation MIGQNATRDHALTVHRGADRFATRTSWLDSRHCFSFGAHYEPTNTGHGRLLVSNDDIVLPGAGFDTHPHADAEIVTWVLSGSLVHQDSQGNHGVIYPGLAQRMSAGAGILHSERNDAYRLDPDRAADPVHFVQMWVRPDEPGTPPSYQQRELEVADLRRGWLPVASGRHSDAVISIGSRGSTLWVTRLGADVRRELPVGDTVHLYVAAGEVDGEEVGRLRTGDSVRITGRTALSITGRAGSEPAEVLVWEMAR, via the coding sequence ATGATCGGCCAGAACGCCACCCGAGACCACGCGCTGACGGTGCACCGCGGAGCGGATCGCTTCGCGACCAGGACGAGCTGGCTCGACTCCCGTCACTGCTTCTCCTTCGGGGCTCACTACGAGCCCACCAACACCGGCCATGGTCGGTTGCTGGTCAGCAATGACGACATCGTGCTGCCCGGCGCCGGCTTCGACACCCATCCGCATGCGGACGCTGAGATCGTGACCTGGGTGCTGTCCGGATCGCTGGTGCACCAGGACTCGCAGGGAAACCACGGCGTGATCTATCCGGGCCTGGCGCAGCGGATGAGCGCCGGCGCGGGCATCCTGCACTCCGAGCGGAACGACGCCTACCGGCTCGATCCCGACCGGGCCGCCGATCCGGTGCATTTCGTCCAGATGTGGGTACGTCCGGACGAACCGGGCACCCCGCCGTCGTACCAGCAGCGCGAGCTGGAGGTGGCCGACCTGCGGCGCGGCTGGTTGCCGGTCGCCTCAGGCCGGCACAGCGACGCAGTGATCAGCATCGGCAGCAGAGGCTCGACGCTCTGGGTGACCAGGCTCGGCGCGGATGTCCGGCGTGAGCTGCCGGTCGGGGACACCGTCCATCTCTATGTCGCCGCCGGTGAGGTCGATGGTGAAGAGGTCGGCCGGTTGCGGACCGGCGACTCGGTCCGGATCACCGGCCGGACCGCGCTGTCGATCACCGGTCGGGCAGGGTCCGAACCCGCCGAGGTGCTGGTCTGGGAGATGGCCCGGTGA
- a CDS encoding toxic anion resistance protein encodes MTDPTQQPSAAAAPAPLAPPTGSALTLTAPAPIQPLAATAAPAMAPQVDPATVPALDQKVDGFIDALLTAQPRSPEFAAQADNVRTMGDVDIRKAAESSNRLLQTPVKALKEGGIAEGSHVGTTLQELRRTVEELDPSQAAGTRKLFGIIPFGDRIVDYFRRYQDAQSHLNAILHSLRNGQDELTKDNVSLTMEKQNLWVNMGRLNSYVYIAERLDARLSAHIAEVEMVEPEKAKALNQDVLFYVRQKHQDLLTQLAVSIQSYLAIDIIIKNNIELIKGVDRASTTTVSALRTAVIVAQALGNQKLVLDQITALNTTTSDLIQRTSEMMRDNSAQIQQQAASATIGLPQLQAAFQNIYATMDSIDTFKVQALDSMAATIGTLEAEVVKSREYLDRVSSTDQRVVTGSLDLEGPTGRGLR; translated from the coding sequence ATGACCGATCCGACCCAGCAACCGTCCGCTGCGGCGGCACCCGCGCCGCTGGCGCCACCGACCGGCTCCGCGTTGACCCTGACCGCCCCCGCGCCGATCCAGCCGCTCGCCGCCACTGCGGCACCGGCGATGGCTCCCCAGGTCGACCCGGCCACGGTGCCGGCCCTGGACCAGAAGGTGGATGGTTTCATCGACGCCCTGCTGACCGCCCAGCCCCGCTCCCCCGAGTTCGCCGCCCAGGCCGACAACGTGCGCACGATGGGGGACGTGGACATCCGCAAGGCCGCAGAGTCCTCCAACCGGCTGCTGCAGACGCCGGTGAAGGCGCTGAAGGAGGGCGGCATCGCCGAGGGTTCGCACGTCGGCACCACCTTGCAGGAGCTCCGCCGCACGGTGGAGGAGCTCGACCCGAGCCAGGCCGCCGGCACCCGCAAGCTGTTCGGCATCATCCCGTTCGGTGACCGGATCGTCGACTACTTCCGCCGCTACCAGGATGCCCAGTCGCACCTGAACGCAATCCTGCACAGCCTCCGCAACGGTCAGGACGAGCTGACCAAGGACAACGTGTCGCTGACCATGGAGAAGCAGAACCTGTGGGTGAACATGGGTCGGCTCAACTCCTACGTCTACATCGCCGAGCGGCTGGATGCCCGGCTGTCGGCCCACATCGCCGAGGTGGAGATGGTCGAGCCGGAGAAGGCCAAGGCGCTCAACCAGGATGTGCTGTTCTATGTCCGGCAGAAGCATCAGGACCTGCTCACCCAGCTGGCGGTGTCCATCCAGTCCTACCTGGCGATCGACATCATCATCAAGAACAACATCGAGCTGATCAAGGGTGTCGACCGGGCGTCGACGACGACGGTGTCGGCGCTGCGGACGGCGGTGATCGTGGCTCAGGCGCTCGGCAACCAGAAGCTGGTACTGGACCAGATCACCGCGCTGAACACGACCACGTCCGACCTGATCCAGCGGACGTCGGAGATGATGCGTGACAACTCGGCACAGATCCAGCAGCAGGCCGCCTCGGCCACTATCGGCCTGCCGCAGCTGCAGGCGGCCTTCCAGAACATCTACGCCACGATGGACTCGATCGACACCTTCAAGGTGCAGGCACTGGACAGCATGGCGGCCACCATCGGGACGTTGGAGGCCGAGGTCGTCAAGTCGCGCGAATACCTGGACCGCGTCTCCTCGACCGACCAACGGGTGGTGACGGGCAGCCTCGACCTCGAGGGCCCGACCGGCCGTGGTCTGCGCTGA
- a CDS encoding AAA family ATPase, translated as MNGSTPDPARPLAESLRALENAARTAGLPLDQARSEGEALAATVSESSRLAFVDWGRQTGHTTSQEFFDAASRGRRWRAAPTVLLEQLRVAGSPHTELYARALAGVSAAAGNLGEPTTRAVGNAALAASAQLNAARTWRPPPVDRAATPVSDPLLPTNPVLAALRLTQDNIADLSRLGLGHLLEPLNGAAPPTTLPDQPAPGPQPNPEQREGPGQPGSSAASGPTLTTGAAGAAGKAEPARPLEELLAELDSLIGLRDVKAEIHRQVAVLRVEGLRTKAGLRSPTITRHLIFVGNPGTGKTTVARLVGGIYRALGLLSKGQLIEVDRSELVAGYLGQTAMKTADVVKSAEGGVLFIDEAYSLAGDQYGQEAVDTLVKEMEDKRDDLVLIVAGYPDPMALFIAQNPGLSSRFRTTIEFDDYSDPELVDIFTAMASAADYDVSPDCLTRFSSILATTPRGGTFGNGRFARNCLEAAIGHHAWRLRDVAEPTLRQLRELLPEDLDPDEPAPEAGAGEPITAAGPAEPTRAAGSVEPITAAGSADPPAPEEAR; from the coding sequence GTGAACGGGTCGACGCCCGACCCGGCCCGCCCGTTGGCCGAGTCACTGAGGGCACTCGAGAACGCCGCCCGCACTGCCGGCCTGCCCCTCGACCAGGCCCGCTCGGAGGGAGAGGCACTGGCCGCCACCGTGTCCGAGTCGTCCCGGCTGGCCTTCGTCGACTGGGGCCGGCAGACCGGACACACGACCAGCCAGGAGTTCTTCGACGCCGCCTCCCGCGGCCGCCGGTGGCGGGCCGCGCCGACCGTCCTGCTCGAGCAGCTGCGCGTGGCCGGCTCACCGCACACCGAGCTGTACGCTCGCGCCCTGGCCGGGGTCAGCGCCGCGGCCGGCAACCTCGGCGAACCGACAACCCGTGCTGTCGGCAACGCCGCTCTGGCGGCGTCGGCACAGCTCAATGCCGCCCGCACCTGGCGCCCCCCGCCGGTCGACCGGGCGGCGACCCCGGTGTCGGATCCGCTGCTGCCGACCAACCCCGTGCTGGCGGCCCTCAGGCTGACCCAGGACAACATCGCTGACCTGTCCCGGCTGGGTCTGGGCCATCTGCTCGAACCGCTGAACGGCGCGGCGCCACCGACGACGCTCCCCGACCAGCCGGCTCCGGGGCCGCAGCCCAACCCGGAGCAGCGGGAGGGCCCCGGCCAGCCCGGATCGTCGGCAGCCTCGGGCCCCACCCTGACGACCGGCGCAGCTGGCGCAGCCGGGAAGGCGGAGCCCGCCCGGCCGCTGGAGGAACTGCTGGCAGAGCTCGACTCCCTGATCGGCCTGCGGGACGTCAAGGCCGAGATCCACCGCCAGGTGGCGGTGCTGCGGGTCGAGGGGCTGCGCACCAAGGCGGGGCTCCGCTCGCCGACCATCACCCGGCACCTCATCTTCGTCGGCAACCCCGGCACCGGGAAGACCACCGTCGCCCGGCTGGTGGGCGGCATCTACCGGGCACTGGGCCTGCTGTCCAAGGGTCAGCTGATCGAGGTGGACAGGTCCGAGCTGGTGGCCGGCTACCTCGGGCAGACGGCCATGAAGACCGCCGACGTGGTCAAGTCGGCCGAAGGCGGGGTGCTCTTCATCGACGAGGCGTACAGCCTGGCCGGCGACCAGTACGGGCAGGAGGCGGTGGACACCCTGGTCAAGGAGATGGAGGACAAGCGCGACGACCTGGTGCTGATCGTCGCCGGTTATCCCGACCCGATGGCCCTCTTCATCGCTCAGAACCCCGGGCTGTCCAGTCGGTTCCGGACGACGATCGAGTTCGACGACTACTCCGACCCGGAGCTGGTCGACATCTTCACCGCGATGGCCTCGGCCGCCGACTACGACGTCAGTCCCGACTGCCTGACCCGCTTCTCCTCGATCCTGGCGACGACACCCCGGGGCGGCACCTTCGGCAACGGCCGGTTCGCCCGCAACTGCCTGGAGGCAGCGATCGGCCACCACGCCTGGCGGCTGCGTGATGTGGCGGAGCCCACCCTCCGCCAACTGCGCGAGCTGTTGCCCGAGGACCTCGACCCCGACGAGCCCGCCCCCGAGGCCGGGGCCGGCGAGCCCATCACAGCGGCCGGACCTGCCGAGCCCACCAGAGCGGCCGGGTCCGTCGAGCCCATCACAGCGGCCGGATCGGCCGACCCGCCGGCACCGGAGGAGGCCCGATGA
- the moeZ gene encoding adenylyltransferase/sulfurtransferase MoeZ — MALPPLVEPAAELTPQEVHRYSRHLIIPEVGMDGQKRLKNSRLLFIGAGGLGSPGLLYAAAAGVGTIGIVEFDEVDESNLQRQVIHGQSDIGKSKAQSAKESIAEVNPFVNVVLHETRLDNDNVMEIFSQYDLIVDGTDNFATRYLVNDAAVLLGKPYVWGSIFRFDGQVSVFWAQNGPCYRCLYPEPPPPGMVPSCAEGGVLGVLCASIGATQTTEAIKLLTGIGEPLLGRLQIYDALEMSWRQLAVRKDPNCAVCGENPTVTELIDYDSFCGAITDEAAEAVAGNTISVGQLEDWLTARERGERDFLLVDVREKVEREINQIPGSVLIPKGDFQTGEALGRLPQDKQVVLYCKAGTRSAECLAIVHGAGLENAVHVGGGVSAWVSQIDPSQPAY; from the coding sequence GTGGCGTTACCGCCCCTTGTCGAGCCGGCCGCCGAGCTGACCCCCCAAGAGGTCCATCGATACAGCCGGCACCTGATCATCCCCGAGGTGGGGATGGACGGTCAGAAGCGACTCAAGAACTCCCGGCTGCTGTTCATCGGCGCCGGTGGTCTGGGTAGCCCGGGCCTGCTGTACGCCGCTGCGGCCGGTGTCGGCACCATTGGGATCGTCGAGTTCGACGAGGTGGACGAGTCCAACCTGCAGCGCCAGGTCATCCACGGGCAGTCCGACATCGGCAAGTCCAAGGCCCAGTCGGCCAAGGAGAGCATTGCCGAGGTCAACCCGTTCGTGAACGTGGTCCTGCATGAGACCCGGCTGGACAACGACAATGTGATGGAGATCTTCTCCCAGTACGACCTGATCGTCGACGGCACCGACAACTTCGCCACCCGCTACCTCGTCAATGACGCGGCGGTGCTGCTGGGGAAGCCCTACGTGTGGGGGTCGATCTTCCGCTTCGACGGCCAGGTCAGCGTCTTCTGGGCCCAGAACGGCCCCTGCTACCGCTGCCTCTACCCGGAGCCGCCGCCACCGGGGATGGTGCCCAGCTGCGCCGAGGGCGGGGTGCTGGGGGTGCTCTGCGCCTCCATCGGCGCCACCCAGACGACCGAGGCGATCAAGCTGCTCACCGGCATCGGCGAGCCGCTGCTCGGCCGGCTGCAGATCTACGATGCGCTGGAGATGAGCTGGCGCCAGCTGGCCGTCCGCAAGGACCCGAACTGCGCCGTCTGCGGTGAGAACCCGACAGTGACCGAGCTGATCGACTACGACAGCTTCTGTGGCGCGATCACCGACGAGGCCGCCGAGGCGGTCGCCGGCAACACCATCTCAGTCGGTCAGCTCGAGGACTGGCTGACCGCACGCGAGCGCGGCGAGCGTGACTTCCTGCTGGTGGACGTCCGGGAGAAGGTGGAGCGCGAGATCAACCAGATCCCTGGCTCGGTGCTGATCCCCAAGGGCGACTTCCAGACCGGGGAGGCATTGGGCCGGCTGCCGCAGGACAAGCAGGTGGTGCTGTACTGCAAGGCTGGCACCCGCTCGGCCGAGTGCCTGGCCATCGTGCACGGCGCCGGCCTGGAGAATGCGGTGCACGTCGGCGGTGGCGTCAGCGCCTGGGTCAGCCAGATCGACCCGAGCCAGCCGGCTTACTGA